ATAATATTACTCAAAGCTACCTTGAACAAGTTTTTACAGACAACTTCTTTTACCTGCTCAATTCGTGCAACAATACTGTCTAACTCAACTAAAACATCTTCGGAAAACCAATTCTTTAAATACTCTTGGTCTTCTATAGATAAGCGTAAAAACCATTTTAATTTATTGTTCTTACTAAGACCTTGATTTGAGATTTGTTGTCTTAATGTTTTATACTGTTCTTCTAACAATTCGGGATTAACATTTAGAACATCACATTTAGTTTGTGAAATAAAAACTGATAGCGGATTTAAGTCAAGTCCAAAAGTCTGACACCCCATTAACATTGATTCAACTAAAGTAGTACCACTACCGCACATTGGATCCATCACCTTAGATGATTCTGATGCTCCGGAGATATTGAGTAATGATCTCACTAACTGAGGGAAAAATTTTCCTCGATATTCATGAATTCCATGCGGACCATATCGAAGATTTCTTCTGTTTATCTTAGGGACATTTCCATTAAATGGTAATAAATCTTGAAAATCTAAAGGGTATTTATCTTTCTTCAGCAAGGTGGTCGTAGCTTCTACCCTGACTTGTTTTGTAACAATATGCTCTAATTCATTACCATTATATACTCTTTCCCAGTATGCTAAGCGATTAGCAAGTTCTTTTTGAGAAAACTTTGATTGGACTGAAAAATTAAGGCTATCTAGTTCATTTCCTTTTATTGGCAGTGGATTACTTCCTGCCAATGCTTCTAATTCTTTAAATGCAAGAACTCTCTCAAAAGGCTGAATATATGACTTAATTACACAATTTATTTGATATAAATTTTCCATTAGTATTTAATTAAGTCTATTCTTTAATATTACAATATGCTCTTCTCTTATCTTTCCAATTTTAGGATTAAATGATTTGCGAGTACTTTGAAGGGTGCGGTTTATGTTTGCTTCAACTTTATAACCTAAGCCCTTTGCAACTTCAATAAGTAACTCATCATTTTTGATCCTTTCTCCTTTCAAAGTGGAATCTCCTATAACAAAACAAGCATAGCCATTATTACGGATCATATGTGTCAACCAAGATAATATTGTATAAAGCTCTCCTCTGAAAGTATCTGCCGTAGCAGCATTTTTACCTTTCCGACTATACTTTCTATGACTTCCTATTTCATCTTGTTTAAATGTAGGTTGATCCATACCAAGCCACATCATTCTAGTTCTGTGATATAAATGATAACTATACGCATTTGGATAAGGAGGGGAGCATACAACTAAATCTACTGGAGGAATTTCTGGAGGTAGTAATATGCTAGACTGGAGGACTTGTGCTTTATATGGAGTTATAACTTCTTCACTGAACTCCAAAGATTTTTTAATCGTATGCCTTAGTGCCCTGACAAATTGTTTGAATGTATCTCCAGGCTTCGTGTTTTTTTCTCTTCGAACATATCTCGTATCTGAATCTTGTCGAGATACGATAACTATAATTGATGAAAAAGCGGTCAAGGCTAAATCTCTAACTCTTAAATTTTCAATCCTCAAACACACCTCTTTTATATAGGATAATTCTTCTATAACATGTTGATCAAACCAGTCCTCAACTCCCTTAAATTTGTGTTTTTCTACGTAATTATAAAGTGTTTCACCAAATAAAGTGAGCGTTCCTGTTGAGAAATTCTCACTTAATCCCTCTGTGTCTTTCGCCAGATTAACTAAGATCTCAACCTCTTCTTCATCAATAACGTGCGTCTTAGCCCTACTCATCAAACAAGCTAATGGATTTGAGTCAATCCCAATCGCGTTACATTCTAACCGCAGAGATTCAACCAAAGTTGTACCACTTCCACAAAACGGGTCGAGAATAGTGTCTCCAGTAGAAGCTAGTTCTCTAATTAGAGTTTTTGGAATCTGCGGGATGAATTTTGCAGGATATGGATGAATAGAATGTGTGAGATAGCTACTATTAGCATTATTAAAATCCCAATCCACTTTATGAAGTTGAGCTATTTTGAGACTTGCTGGATTTGTTTTTTCATACACTTCTGCAGGTTCATTTACCAAATTAATAGAGCCTTGAGAACCATTTGCGAAATTCAAAATATCGGAAACCTGAGAATCGTTAAATACTCTCCATCCATTTCTATTTCTATCTGGTTCTTGGATTTTGCCCTCTCTTAGCCACCTTAATATTGTGTCCTTATGTACGCCAGCTTTTTGGGCGACTTGTTGAGTTGTATAATTTTCCACATCCATCCTTCAAGTATATGTAAGTATATGCAAATATATGTATATTTGAAAAATAAAGAAATTCTGCCAACGCTATTTGCACATTACCATCCTCGTTCCTGCGGTGGCAAAGAACAAAGCCAACGCACAGATAAAAAGAATTAAAAAATCAAATAAAAACCTCTTCTCCCCTCGCTTGGGAATAGGGAAAAAGAAAATAAATAGTAAAAAGAAACGGCAATGCTAATCGGGCTACAGTAGCTAACAAGGTGTATAGGTCATAGCCTCCCTTCGGTCAGCAACACCCCATACACAGATCGTTAGGCACAAGCAAAACCAAACCAACAAACATTTGAACAAAATATGGGACAATTCAGAGATGTATCAATAAAAAATGTCATTGAGGACTTAAATCAAAGCTACTTTCTTCCAGATATTCAGAGGGAATACGTTTGGTTAAGAAAAGCCAAAGAAAAGAAAATTGAACAACTTTTTGATTCCATTTTACGAGGTTACCCAATTGGTTCGTTTCTGTTTTGGAAACTCAAGAAAGACGATATTGAAACCAATAAAGACGCTAAAGAAGATTCGGAAAAACTGAACTTCCAGCTGTACAAGTTCATTGAAAACTATGATGAACGAAAAACACACAATGAAAAGGTCAATATTGAGCAAATAAATTCAGACGATTTATCTATCGTACTTGACGGACAACAAAGGTTAACTTCACTTTATATAGGACTTAAAGGGACGAGAACTCTAAAAAAACCTAAAGCTTGGTGGGATAATCCTAACGCATTTGAGGAAAAACAACTCTTCTTAAATTTAAGATACAAACCAAACGAAGAAAATCCAGATGATAACTTTGATTTTGATTTTTTACGAAAAAATACTGTTCCAAAAATTGACGAAAACAACTATTGGTTTAAGGTTGGCGAAATTCTTCAATTAGGAAGTATCGTAAGTTACGCTAGAGAAAACAACCTTTCTGACAACGAAGCAGAAATATTAGAAAAATTAAAAGACGCTTTTTGTACAAAAAGCTTGATTTCATATTTTGAGGAAACAGAAAAAAACCTTGACAAGGTTTTAAAAATCTTTATTCGTGTAAATAGCGGTGGAACACAATTATCATATTCAGACCTTTTAATGTCAATTTTGACTGCGAATTTCTCAACCGATATTCGTGATTTAATGAACAAGTTTGTTGATTCAATAAAAGAACAAGGTTTTGGTGTAATGGGCAGAGACCAAGTACTAAAAACTTGTTTACTCTTGACGGAAAGCAACCATATCTTTCAACTAAAAAACTTCAGCAAAAGTAATATCAACAAAATTGAGGATAATTGGGAAGAAATAACCGAAACGATTTTTAAAGCAACAAAACTTCTAAAAGAGTTTGGTTATACAAACCAACTCTCGTCTGCTTATATTTTATCAGCTGTTGCTTATTACATTTTTAAAAAGAAAACCATAACACAAGAAGACAAAACAGAATTACTGAAATTTGTGCGAAACGCACAAATTACCAGTTATTTTACCACTTCTTTAGATGGTAAATTAGAGGTTGTCGCCAAAATCATTAGAACAGCTGAAAATTTTGAAATAGTTAATAAAAATCTAACTACAAGCAAAGTACAACCTTTAAAAATATCAAGTGACGATATTGACAGAATGATGGATTTTCAATATGGGAATCCTGCAATTCTTCCGATTTTACAAATTTTATATCCAAATCTAGATTATAAGAATTCAACTTTTCATATTGACCATATATACCCGAAATCAAAATTCAAACAAAAGAACACAGATTTAGAAGAAGATTATCTAACAGAAGCTAATTTTCTCTACAATCTTCAACTACTGCAAGGAGAAGAAAATTTAGCAAAAAAAGCAAAAGATCCTGAAAAGTGGTTGAATGAACATTTTTCTAGCAACATAGAACAAATTAAGGCATATAAGGAAAGGAATTATATAGAACCAAATTTTGAACTGAATTGGAGTGTAATTAAGGAGTTTGACGAATATCGAACCGAAAAAATAAAGAGCAAACTAAAAGAGATTTTGCTTACCGAGAAAGAAATGCCAGTGCCTAACAATGTATAAAAATAATAGCGGTTTAATCGCTAAAACGAAAGTAAGTAAATATAAAAAAGGTCTGTGTTTAACCGAAAAGTTAGTGTGTGTAATCCGCTACTATTCTTATACTAGACCGTTACCTGCAAGCTAAAAAAGCCAACGCACAGTCAAGCACATTTAGTTTTTGCCGACACGAAATCCAACGCTGAAAAAACTAAAAGAGCTTGCCTTTTCCCTCTCAAAAATTCGTTATTCTCATATTAATTTGATAGATTTGCAAAAATCGCCAAGTCAAAATGAGCAAGGTAAAAATGGAAAGTTTCGGTAGTTATATAAGAAGGCTTAGAACTGAAAAGGGGCTAAACCAAACAGAATTAGCTGCAAAAGTCAAACTTGACAGCGGAAGTATGAGCAAGGTCGAAAACGACAAAAAACACTTGGACGAAGAAAAATTGATACTTCTTGCAAAGGCACTTGATATTGATACTGAAATTATGAAGAAGCAGTATTTAAGCGACCAATTCGCCAAAGAATCTGTAAAATATAAAGTTGAAGAGTCGAGAACGATATATGAGCTTGCAGAATCAAAAACTAAATATTATCTAAACAATAATGTTAAACAAGGTACTCTTAAAATATAACCAAAATTATGAGTGAAGAATTATTACAAAGAGACCTTCAAAAAAATCCCGAAAAAATTGGGAAATGGGACTTTTACAATATTGGAGCAACTTCTGTAAAAGCTCTTAAAGAATACGGAATTATTCGTAATGTAAACTACGGAAAAGAAGAAAGAAAAAAAGTTGACGCTCTAATTGTTCAGCAAAAGAATGTAATTGTTGTTGTTGAATACAAGAAGCCTTCTGAGTTTAAGACTAAAGCTGAAAAGAACAAAGCAATCAAGCAAGAGATTGAAGTTGCTAAAAAAATCGGCTCAAATATTATCATTGCCACAGACACAAAAGAATCTGTTTGGGTAAATGTAAAAACAGGTAAACGAATAAAAGATGAAGATGGGAAGGAGTTGAAATACAACTTTAATCCAAAAGACGAAAAACTTCCAGATTTAATTGAGAAAATAATTTCGTCAATCAATGAAATTAATGACCAAATAAAGCCAAAAAAATTAGTCAATCCAACAGATTTAGCAAAGCAAATTTGGCAAGACATTTGGTCTGTCAGTGGTGCAACGCCTGAAAATTGCCTTTACACTTTTGTCGAGCTTTTTATTTTTAAATATTTAAGTGATTTAGGAATTCTCGGTCAAGGAATAAACTTTGACCATTTACAGGAAAGATATGATTATCAAATTGACAATCCAGATGAAGAGGCTTTAGGTTATTATGCACAAACAATTAGACCTCAAATTAAAAACCTTTTTCCTCCAGGGATGGACGGAACAACTATTATTAACGGGACAATATTTGTAAGTAAAGACCAGAAAGCAGTAAAAGGTTATAGCACTGTATTCAAAAAGGTTTTAGGTAAATTCAAAACTTACGGAAAGCTTGAATACATTGATAAAGATTTCAAGAGCCAACTATTTGAAAGTTTCCTTAAAGAAAGTATAAGCAAAAAGAATTGGGGTCAATTTTTCACTCCACTAAAAGTAATTAGAGCCATTACAGAAATGGCAAAAGATGATATTAAAGTTGGTTCAAAAATATGTGACCCAGCTTGCGGAGTTGGAAAATTCTTGCTTGAACCAATTTTCACAAAACTTGACCAGTTTTACGAAGTAAAAAATGGGAACCTCAAACCTAAAGTCACAATTCACGGATATGATAAAGGATTTGATAAGGACGAACAAAAAACCATAATATTAGCAAAAGCTAATATGCTTATTTATTTTTCTGACCTATTAAAAGAAAATCCAAATATCACTAATGATTTTGCAGACTTGTTCAATGAAAGTTTCGTCTTAAAAACCAACTCTATTTTAGGAACACTTTCAGATGCGGTTGAAAATGAATATGACCTTATCTTGACGAATCCTCCTTATGTAACAAGTGGCAGCAGTAACCTAAAAGAAGAAGTCAAAAAAAATGGCGATTTAGTTAACTATTTTAAAGTTAACGCAATGGGAGTTGAAGGGTTATTTATGGAATGGATTATTAAAGCCTTAATACCAAATGGTAAAGCATTTATTGTCGTTCCTGATGGTATTTTTAATCGTCAAAATGACAAAAACCTAAGGCAATTTATAGTTGATGAGTGTTTCATTGATGGTATTATTTCACTACCACTTAACACTTTTTTCACCACTAATAAGAAGACATATATTTTAGCTCTCACCAAAAAAGCTGACAAGAAAGAAAAGCAAAAATCACCTGTATTCTCATACTTGGTAAGTGAAATCGGAGAAAGTAGGGATGTTTACCGTTTTGACATAGAAAACAATGATTTATCTGAAGCAGTTACACTTTATTCATTTTTCAAAGGCAATAAGGAGAATTTTGCTAAAATAAACACAGATAAAAGGTGTAAAATATTTCCTTTTAAAACCTTTGGGGAGAGCATTGAGAAAAGTTGGATAATTGACAAATGGTGGTCGGAAGAGGAAAAAATTGAAATTGGATTAAGTGAGAAAAAGGAAAAAGTAGGTCTTTTAGAATTTTCTTCCTTGGTTGAAGATATTGCAGTTTCAATAAGCGGCTTCCAAGAAGAAATAAAAGAGCTTTCAGAAAAAAAAAAGTCTGAACTAACCTATTTAAACTTTAAGATTAAAGACTTATTTTCTATAGAAAGAGGAAAATCGAAATACACTAAAAAATATGGAAATCAAAACAAAGGCAATTCCCCTGTTTATTCTGCTTCTAACAACGCTCCTCTAACTTATATTAACTCGTCTGACTATGATGGAGAATATTTGACTTGGGCTACAAATGGTTTTGCAGGTTATATTATGGTTATTAATGGTAAATTCTCTATTAATGCAGATAGGGGACTTTTAAAACCAATAAAAGAAAATATCAATATTACCTACATAAAAAACGTATTAGAACCAACATTGAGAGGTCTTGCAAAAGGACGAAAGGGAGAAAAAGGAGAAGATGAATTTACAAAAGTTTATCCCTCAATGATTGAAAATGTAGAAATTAAAATGCCTGTTAATGAAAATGGCAATTTTGATATTGAAGCTCAAGATGAAATTGTAGATAAGATTCTCTTCACGGAGGAGATAAAATCAATAATAGAGAACTATAAATCTCAATTAAATGATTTGATAATTCAGTTTGACCAATTTCAATATAAAGACGTTCTAATATCCAATATATTTGAACTCCCACCCATTAAAGGTTTGACAAAGACGTTTATTAATAAACACAAAGGAAATATCCCTGTTTATGGTGGTAAAATCAAAGAAATTCCCATTGGTTATATTTCAGATAATTTAACGAATGTTAAATATTTTGAGAATTGTTTAGGTTGGAATCGAGAAGGTTCTGTTGGATATGTTTTTCTTCATAATCATAAGTTTACAACAAATGACCACCATAGACCGCTCATTTTGAAAAACGAACACATTTCTAATATAAATCTTGAATATGCCAGATATGCTGTTGAAGAAACATTATTGAGCCAAGGTTTCAAATGGAGTAAAACTGCAAGTAAAGAGAAAGTTTCTAAACTAACATTTAAAGTACCTGTAAATAAAGCAGGAGAAATAGACATTGATATTCAGAATGAAATTGCACAAAAGCTTAAGAAAATAAAAGAAATCAAATTTTCAATATCTAAAGAGCTTGATAAAATATTATATAGCAATGTTGATTATGTTGAATAGCCAACACATAAAGCCATACACATTTGCAATTCGCACCAGCCAAAGCTAAAGCCAAAAATTGCAAAAGAGCTTGTTACATTGAAATAAAAAGACAAACTGAATAATTTGAAAGTCAATCTGAACGAAAAAGCCCTGTGGCTAACAACGTATAAAATTAATTGCTGGTTTTAGCCAATTTACGAAAGTTATCGCAGACTTTAAATCTGTGTTTTATTTACTAACTTTAGTGACCCGTCCTGAAATATGTATACAAAAAACAACAAGTATATGTATAAAAATGATGGATATGTAAGACGTTATAGTGAGAGTTTTAAACTCAAAGTATTAGCAGAACTTACCAAAGGAAACCATTCCAAAAGACAAATTGCCTTAACTTACGGCATACAATCTAGTACGATAAACGTATGGATTAAAAAATATGACCGTAAAGATTTAATGAACACCCGTGTAACCGTGCAAACAGACGACGAATTATCCCGTATTAAAGCCCTTCAAAAAGAGCTAAAACAACTCAAAGATCTTCTTATTAAAAAGGATCTAGATAAACTTGTGAATGATAGTTATCTTGAAGTAGCTGCTGAAAATCTTGGCTATAAAAATGTTGAAGAATTAAAAAAAAACTTAAACATAAAGCCTTAATGAAAATAGCACCGATTAATAGAAAAAAAAGAAGGTACGCCATCGCTACTATTTGTAATGCTTTCGAGTTAAAAAGAGATGCTTATTACAAATATCAAAAAAGGTTTGTTCTTAAAAAACAAATAGAACAAAATGTAATAATGCTTGTTAAAAAAAGCAGGAAAACATTACCCAGAGAAGGTACTAGAAAGCTAATGAAATCCTTACATAATGATTTTAGGAAACAGAATATAAATATAGGTAGAGACCAGTTATTTAGAATCTTAAAAGAAAATAATTTGTTAATTAGAAGGAAAAAATATTCTTCTAAAACAACCAACTCTTACCATCGTTTTTATAAATATAAAAATATCATAAAAGACCTGATCATTAATAGACCTAACCAAGTTTGGGCTTCGGATATTACCTATATAAGAACTATAAATGGATTTTGTTATTTAGCACTTATTACTGATATGTATTCAAGAAAAATAGTAGGCTATGATATTAGTGATAGTTTAGAACTTAAAGGCTGTGTTAGAGCTTTAAATAAAGCTATTTATCAAACTAAAAATACCGAAGAAATCATACATCATTCTGATAGAGGAATACAATATTGTAGCAATGTTTATACTCAAATTTTGAAAAGAAAAAAGATACAAATCAGTATGACCCAAGAAAATCATTGCTACGAAAACGCAATGGCCGAAAGAGTTAACGGAATTTTAAAAGATGAATTCTTCCTCGACCAAACATTTACAAATATCAATCACGCCAAAAAAGCAACAAAAAATGCAATCAAATTATATAATAATAAAAGATTACATTTATCTTTAGATTATAAAACACCTAATTACGTGCACAAAAATGTAGCATAAATTTTAATAATTAACTGTAGCCCTATTTTAGGACGAGACATTAAACAAACATAACGGTCAAGAGCGGACTGACCCTCCAAAATCGGAAAATGTGAAAGTTGAAACCGAAATAAAAGAAAAAGTAAACCGAGTTATCGAAAATCGAAAGAGTAGAAAAAATTATTAACTTGGAAAAGTCTTAAAAAATTGAAAAAGATTTTTCCCCTAAAACTAAATATTATGAATATTTTAAAGTTTTTAAGAATACCATACTTATCTATATTTATGGCTTCATTGATATTATTTGTTTCTTGTGAACAATACGATGCCCCAGAACA
This window of the Flavobacteriaceae bacterium genome carries:
- a CDS encoding N-6 DNA methylase, coding for MSEELLQRDLQKNPEKIGKWDFYNIGATSVKALKEYGIIRNVNYGKEERKKVDALIVQQKNVIVVVEYKKPSEFKTKAEKNKAIKQEIEVAKKIGSNIIIATDTKESVWVNVKTGKRIKDEDGKELKYNFNPKDEKLPDLIEKIISSINEINDQIKPKKLVNPTDLAKQIWQDIWSVSGATPENCLYTFVELFIFKYLSDLGILGQGINFDHLQERYDYQIDNPDEEALGYYAQTIRPQIKNLFPPGMDGTTIINGTIFVSKDQKAVKGYSTVFKKVLGKFKTYGKLEYIDKDFKSQLFESFLKESISKKNWGQFFTPLKVIRAITEMAKDDIKVGSKICDPACGVGKFLLEPIFTKLDQFYEVKNGNLKPKVTIHGYDKGFDKDEQKTIILAKANMLIYFSDLLKENPNITNDFADLFNESFVLKTNSILGTLSDAVENEYDLILTNPPYVTSGSSNLKEEVKKNGDLVNYFKVNAMGVEGLFMEWIIKALIPNGKAFIVVPDGIFNRQNDKNLRQFIVDECFIDGIISLPLNTFFTTNKKTYILALTKKADKKEKQKSPVFSYLVSEIGESRDVYRFDIENNDLSEAVTLYSFFKGNKENFAKINTDKRCKIFPFKTFGESIEKSWIIDKWWSEEEKIEIGLSEKKEKVGLLEFSSLVEDIAVSISGFQEEIKELSEKKKSELTYLNFKIKDLFSIERGKSKYTKKYGNQNKGNSPVYSASNNAPLTYINSSDYDGEYLTWATNGFAGYIMVINGKFSINADRGLLKPIKENINITYIKNVLEPTLRGLAKGRKGEKGEDEFTKVYPSMIENVEIKMPVNENGNFDIEAQDEIVDKILFTEEIKSIIENYKSQLNDLIIQFDQFQYKDVLISNIFELPPIKGLTKTFINKHKGNIPVYGGKIKEIPIGYISDNLTNVKYFENCLGWNREGSVGYVFLHNHKFTTNDHHRPLILKNEHISNINLEYARYAVEETLLSQGFKWSKTASKEKVSKLTFKVPVNKAGEIDIDIQNEIAQKLKKIKEIKFSISKELDKILYSNVDYVE
- a CDS encoding DUF262 domain-containing protein — protein: MGQFRDVSIKNVIEDLNQSYFLPDIQREYVWLRKAKEKKIEQLFDSILRGYPIGSFLFWKLKKDDIETNKDAKEDSEKLNFQLYKFIENYDERKTHNEKVNIEQINSDDLSIVLDGQQRLTSLYIGLKGTRTLKKPKAWWDNPNAFEEKQLFLNLRYKPNEENPDDNFDFDFLRKNTVPKIDENNYWFKVGEILQLGSIVSYARENNLSDNEAEILEKLKDAFCTKSLISYFEETEKNLDKVLKIFIRVNSGGTQLSYSDLLMSILTANFSTDIRDLMNKFVDSIKEQGFGVMGRDQVLKTCLLLTESNHIFQLKNFSKSNINKIEDNWEEITETIFKATKLLKEFGYTNQLSSAYILSAVAYYIFKKKTITQEDKTELLKFVRNAQITSYFTTSLDGKLEVVAKIIRTAENFEIVNKNLTTSKVQPLKISSDDIDRMMDFQYGNPAILPILQILYPNLDYKNSTFHIDHIYPKSKFKQKNTDLEEDYLTEANFLYNLQLLQGEENLAKKAKDPEKWLNEHFSSNIEQIKAYKERNYIEPNFELNWSVIKEFDEYRTEKIKSKLKEILLTEKEMPVPNNV
- a CDS encoding transposase; its protein translation is MYKNDGYVRRYSESFKLKVLAELTKGNHSKRQIALTYGIQSSTINVWIKKYDRKDLMNTRVTVQTDDELSRIKALQKELKQLKDLLIKKDLDKLVNDSYLEVAAENLGYKNVEELKKNLNIKP
- a CDS encoding IS3 family transposase, whose translation is MKIAPINRKKRRYAIATICNAFELKRDAYYKYQKRFVLKKQIEQNVIMLVKKSRKTLPREGTRKLMKSLHNDFRKQNINIGRDQLFRILKENNLLIRRKKYSSKTTNSYHRFYKYKNIIKDLIINRPNQVWASDITYIRTINGFCYLALITDMYSRKIVGYDISDSLELKGCVRALNKAIYQTKNTEEIIHHSDRGIQYCSNVYTQILKRKKIQISMTQENHCYENAMAERVNGILKDEFFLDQTFTNINHAKKATKNAIKLYNNKRLHLSLDYKTPNYVHKNVA
- a CDS encoding helix-turn-helix domain-containing protein, translated to MSKVKMESFGSYIRRLRTEKGLNQTELAAKVKLDSGSMSKVENDKKHLDEEKLILLAKALDIDTEIMKKQYLSDQFAKESVKYKVEESRTIYELAESKTKYYLNNNVKQGTLKI
- a CDS encoding MerR family DNA-binding transcriptional regulator; amino-acid sequence: MDVENYTTQQVAQKAGVHKDTILRWLREGKIQEPDRNRNGWRVFNDSQVSDILNFANGSQGSINLVNEPAEVYEKTNPASLKIAQLHKVDWDFNNANSSYLTHSIHPYPAKFIPQIPKTLIRELASTGDTILDPFCGSGTTLVESLRLECNAIGIDSNPLACLMSRAKTHVIDEEEVEILVNLAKDTEGLSENFSTGTLTLFGETLYNYVEKHKFKGVEDWFDQHVIEELSYIKEVCLRIENLRVRDLALTAFSSIIVIVSRQDSDTRYVRREKNTKPGDTFKQFVRALRHTIKKSLEFSEEVITPYKAQVLQSSILLPPEIPPVDLVVCSPPYPNAYSYHLYHRTRMMWLGMDQPTFKQDEIGSHRKYSRKGKNAATADTFRGELYTILSWLTHMIRNNGYACFVIGDSTLKGERIKNDELLIEVAKGLGYKVEANINRTLQSTRKSFNPKIGKIREEHIVILKNRLN